A region of Beijerinckia sp. 28-YEA-48 DNA encodes the following proteins:
- the rpmI gene encoding 50S ribosomal protein L35, whose product MPKLKTKSGAKKRFKITGSGKVVYAQSGKRHGMIKRTNKQIRNLRGTAVMFKTDGDNVKKYFLPNG is encoded by the coding sequence ATGCCCAAGTTGAAGACGAAATCGGGCGCCAAAAAGCGCTTCAAAATCACCGGCTCCGGCAAGGTGGTTTACGCCCAGAGTGGCAAGCGCCACGGTATGATCAAGCGCACCAATAAGCAGATCCGGAACCTGCGCGGCACCGCGGTCATGTTCAAGACCGACGGCGACAACGTCAAAAAGTACTTCCTGCCCAACGGCTGA
- a CDS encoding MFS transporter: METLTTPAPAASQLTHRETLWIVAGVLLPVFMASLDQSLVATALPTIGREFDATGQLSWVVTAYLLTSTAATPLYGKISDTRGRRMTMMVGIGIFVVGAIASALAPNITSLILARGLQGIGGAGLVAQAMTVLGDIAPPKQRAKYYTYFSIIYTTAAGIGPVIGGLFAEHLHWSLIFWISVPMGIGAFLITSKLLRKLPRYEKYHRLDIAAAVLIVAASSTLMLVMNTGGKTWPWLSIEIVTFSLVSVLLWVLFLRRLLRTAEPLIPLGILRNPIVRCAIVANSFGWAAMIGLNIYLPLYLQTVLGKTPSESGLNLMVLMVTVNASALVGAQVAARMEHYKLYPLVTLFICILSIAWLAVRVDTISMLEFELVLALAGLGFGPVAPVSSVALQNAVMMHQLGTAVSVMSFARSLFAAVLVAALGAIVLHAVGTDTLTGAAATLEANRDGATAAFRTLFWVTAGSLVIAFLGLLLMEERPLLTSNDARVG; this comes from the coding sequence GTGGAAACGCTCACGACACCCGCGCCAGCCGCATCGCAACTGACGCACCGCGAAACCTTATGGATCGTGGCCGGCGTGCTGTTGCCGGTGTTCATGGCCTCCCTCGATCAGTCGCTTGTGGCAACCGCGCTGCCGACCATCGGCCGCGAGTTTGACGCCACCGGCCAATTGTCCTGGGTGGTGACCGCATATCTCCTGACCTCAACGGCGGCGACGCCGCTCTACGGCAAGATCAGCGACACGCGCGGACGCCGCATGACCATGATGGTCGGCATCGGCATTTTCGTTGTTGGCGCAATCGCCTCGGCTTTGGCGCCCAATATCACCAGCCTCATTCTGGCGCGCGGCCTGCAAGGCATCGGCGGCGCCGGCCTGGTGGCGCAGGCGATGACCGTTCTCGGCGATATCGCGCCGCCGAAACAACGGGCGAAGTACTACACCTATTTCTCGATCATCTACACGACAGCCGCCGGCATCGGTCCGGTGATCGGCGGCCTGTTCGCCGAACATCTGCACTGGTCGCTGATCTTTTGGATCTCGGTGCCGATGGGCATCGGCGCCTTCCTGATAACGAGCAAGTTGCTGCGCAAGCTGCCGCGCTACGAGAAATACCATCGCCTCGACATCGCCGCCGCCGTCCTCATCGTTGCCGCCAGCTCGACCTTGATGCTGGTGATGAATACGGGTGGCAAGACCTGGCCATGGCTGTCGATCGAGATCGTCACATTCAGCCTTGTCTCTGTGCTGCTGTGGGTTCTGTTCCTCCGGCGCCTCTTGCGCACGGCGGAACCGCTGATCCCGCTTGGCATCCTCCGCAATCCGATCGTGCGCTGCGCGATCGTCGCCAACTCCTTCGGTTGGGCGGCGATGATCGGCCTGAACATCTATCTGCCGCTTTATCTGCAAACCGTGCTCGGCAAGACACCTTCTGAATCGGGCCTCAATCTGATGGTGCTGATGGTGACGGTGAATGCGAGCGCGCTCGTTGGCGCGCAAGTGGCGGCGCGGATGGAGCATTACAAACTCTATCCGCTGGTGACGCTGTTCATCTGCATTCTCAGCATCGCCTGGCTCGCCGTGCGGGTCGATACGATTTCGATGCTGGAATTCGAACTGGTGCTGGCGCTCGCGGGCCTCGGCTTTGGTCCGGTCGCGCCGGTGTCCAGCGTCGCTTTGCAGAATGCGGTGATGATGCATCAGCTCGGCACCGCCGTATCGGTGATGAGTTTCGCGCGCAGCCTGTTCGCCGCCGTGCTGGTGGCGGCACTTGGCGCCATCGTGCTGCATGCGGTGGGCACGGACACGCTGACCGGCGCCGCGGCCACGCTTGAGGCCAACCGCGACGGCGCCACCGCGGCCTTCCGTACCCTATTCTGGGTCACCGCCGGCAGCCTGGTCATCGCTTTCCTCGGTCTGCTGCTGATGGAGGAGCGACCCCTGCTGACCTCCAACGACGCGCGGGTCGGCTGA
- the rplT gene encoding 50S ribosomal protein L20 translates to MARVKRGVTAHAKHKKVLDAAKGFRGRRKNTIRAAKAAVDKSMQYAYRDRKNKKRTFRALWIQRLNAAVRELGLTYSRFIAGLAKAGIEIDRKVLSEMAIHEPAAFKAIVEKVKADLPAAA, encoded by the coding sequence ATGGCTCGCGTTAAACGCGGCGTTACCGCCCATGCGAAGCATAAGAAAGTCCTCGACGCGGCAAAAGGCTTTCGTGGCCGCCGTAAGAACACCATCCGCGCCGCTAAGGCTGCCGTCGACAAGTCGATGCAGTATGCCTATCGCGACCGTAAGAATAAGAAGCGCACTTTCCGGGCCCTGTGGATCCAGCGTCTGAACGCCGCCGTGCGCGAACTCGGCCTGACCTACAGCCGATTTATTGCCGGCCTCGCGAAGGCGGGCATCGAGATCGACCGCAAGGTGCTGTCCGAAATGGCCATTCACGAACCGGCGGCCTTCAAGGCCATCGTCGAGAAGGTCAAGGCGGACCTGCCCGCAGCGGCGTGA
- the pheS gene encoding phenylalanine--tRNA ligase subunit alpha, translating to MSDLLSLESTTLAAIAGAADEAALETVRVSALGKKGSISALLATLGKMSPDERKSAGAAINALKDKVSEALTTRRTVLKDAALEQRLASETVDVTLPVRDAASERGRIHPVSQVMDELTAIFADMGFSIAEGPDIESDDYNFTKLNFPAGHPAREMHDTFFFQPDANGERKLLRTHTSPVQVRTMLSSPPPIRVICPGRTYRCDSDQTHTPMFHQVEGLVIDKGAHLGHLKWVLEEFCKAFFEVPNVKMRFRPSFFPFTEPSMEVDIQCRRSGGEIRFGEGEDWLEILGCGMVHPNVLRNCGLDPDVYQGFAWGMGIDRIAMLKYGMPDLRPFFEGDVRWLSHYGFKPLDLPSLAGGLSA from the coding sequence ATGTCCGACCTTCTCTCTCTCGAATCCACCACCCTTGCCGCCATTGCCGGCGCCGCCGATGAGGCAGCGCTCGAAACCGTGCGCGTCAGCGCGCTTGGCAAGAAGGGCTCTATCTCGGCGCTGCTCGCGACCTTGGGCAAAATGTCGCCGGACGAGCGCAAGAGCGCTGGCGCCGCCATCAATGCCCTGAAGGACAAGGTGAGCGAGGCGCTGACCACGCGCCGCACCGTCCTCAAGGACGCGGCGCTGGAACAGCGGCTCGCCTCGGAAACCGTCGACGTCACTCTGCCGGTGCGCGACGCCGCCAGCGAGCGCGGCCGCATCCATCCCGTCAGCCAAGTGATGGACGAACTCACGGCCATCTTCGCCGACATGGGTTTCTCGATCGCCGAAGGCCCGGATATCGAGAGCGATGATTACAATTTCACCAAGCTGAATTTCCCCGCCGGCCATCCAGCGCGCGAAATGCACGACACGTTCTTCTTCCAGCCCGACGCCAATGGCGAGCGCAAACTGCTGCGCACCCATACGTCGCCGGTGCAGGTGCGCACGATGCTGTCGTCACCGCCGCCGATTCGCGTCATCTGCCCGGGCCGCACCTATCGTTGCGACAGCGACCAGACGCACACGCCGATGTTCCATCAGGTCGAAGGCCTCGTCATCGACAAGGGCGCGCATCTTGGCCATCTGAAATGGGTGCTGGAAGAATTCTGCAAAGCCTTCTTTGAAGTGCCGAATGTGAAGATGCGCTTCCGCCCGTCGTTCTTCCCGTTCACGGAACCGTCGATGGAAGTCGACATTCAGTGCCGGCGCTCGGGCGGCGAAATCCGCTTCGGCGAAGGCGAGGATTGGCTGGAGATTCTCGGCTGCGGCATGGTGCATCCGAACGTGCTGCGCAATTGCGGCCTCGATCCCGATGTCTACCAGGGCTTTGCCTGGGGCATGGGCATCGATCGCATCGCCATGCTCAAATACGGCATGCCTGACCTGCGACCTTTCTTCGAAGGCGATGTCCGTTGGCTGTCGCACTACGGCTTCAAGCCACTCGATCTGCCGAGCCTGGCCGGCGGCCTGAGCGCTTAA
- a CDS encoding MFS transporter yields MNFLLPFCAFTSAVATRAMDPLVSSLAQEFGITIATAAVAVTMFALPYSIGQPILGPAGDHYGKIRILKICLWVQTLSLIIVAVAPTFELLLVGRFIGGIAGGGLMPIALAIVADKVAPSQRQAAIARNVTGSLSGLILAASGAGLMAVWLNWRAIFGVATAISLTAAILVAMQLKETVVATRHIRLSDAFDSYRQIITKRRAWICFIAVMFEGLALFGMFPFIAPVLQSRGMGGPAEAGFLITACGLGSLVFTLVVRRLLRVMSRYGLMISGGALAMMGLLALALAAPLPWLAFFFALSGFGYMMVHNSIHAEVSELTDTARTSAFALHSCFFFTGQAMGPLIFGAGMQLMGASGILMAYAAILFLIGPIISVLLRRVRALGSGALAH; encoded by the coding sequence ATGAATTTCCTGCTGCCATTCTGTGCCTTCACCAGTGCCGTCGCCACGCGCGCGATGGATCCCTTGGTCTCGTCCCTGGCGCAGGAGTTCGGCATCACCATCGCCACGGCGGCGGTGGCCGTCACCATGTTCGCGTTGCCCTATTCCATCGGCCAGCCGATTCTCGGTCCCGCCGGCGATCACTACGGCAAGATCCGCATTCTCAAGATCTGCCTGTGGGTGCAGACGTTAAGCCTGATCATCGTCGCCGTGGCGCCGACGTTCGAACTGCTGCTCGTCGGCCGCTTCATCGGCGGTATTGCCGGCGGCGGCCTGATGCCGATCGCGCTCGCCATCGTCGCCGACAAGGTGGCGCCGTCGCAGCGCCAAGCGGCAATCGCGCGCAATGTCACCGGCTCGCTCTCCGGCTTGATCCTCGCGGCCAGCGGCGCCGGCCTGATGGCAGTGTGGCTGAACTGGCGCGCCATTTTCGGCGTCGCCACGGCGATCTCGCTCACCGCCGCGATTCTCGTCGCGATGCAGCTCAAGGAAACCGTTGTGGCGACGCGGCACATCCGCCTGTCGGATGCCTTCGACAGCTATCGCCAGATCATCACCAAGCGGCGCGCCTGGATCTGTTTCATCGCCGTGATGTTCGAAGGCCTCGCACTGTTTGGCATGTTCCCGTTCATCGCACCGGTGCTGCAATCGCGCGGCATGGGCGGCCCGGCGGAAGCAGGCTTTCTGATCACCGCCTGCGGCCTCGGCTCGCTCGTCTTCACCTTGGTGGTGCGGCGGTTGTTGCGGGTGATGTCGCGCTATGGGCTGATGATTTCAGGCGGCGCGCTGGCGATGATGGGGCTGTTGGCGTTGGCACTGGCCGCGCCCTTGCCGTGGCTGGCGTTTTTCTTCGCTTTGTCGGGCTTTGGCTACATGATGGTGCACAATTCCATCCACGCCGAGGTGTCGGAACTGACCGACACGGCGCGCACGTCGGCCTTCGCCTTGCATTCCTGCTTCTTCTTTACCGGCCAGGCGATGGGACCGCTGATTTTCGGCGCCGGCATGCAGCTGATGGGAGCATCCGGCATTCTCATGGCCTATGCCGCCATCCTATTCCTGATCGGGCCGATCATTTCGGTGCTGCTGCGCCGGGTGCGTGCATTGGGAAGCGGCGCGCTGGCCCACTGA
- a CDS encoding class 1 fructose-bisphosphatase, whose amino-acid sequence MNTLNDFLDGHPSAPELKSVIAAVAATCVEISRVVSAGAIAGNLGSAGHINVQAEEQKQLDVITNDMLSDKLRACAAVAGFASEELETIEATGRQGGFLVTFDPLDGSSNIDVNVSVGTIFSVLPAPAGRVPAEADFLLPGRNQVAAGYAIYGPQTMLVLTLKDGVFGFTLSAGGAWLLTHERLSIPKDTKEFAINMSNQRHWAEPIQRYVDGCLKGKTGDRGKDFNMRWIASMVADVHRILMRGGIFMYPWDKREPERPGKLRLMYEGNPMALLVEQAGGAATDARIAILDTKPEALHQRVAVVLGSANEVELVRNLSNG is encoded by the coding sequence GTGAACACGCTCAACGATTTCCTCGACGGTCATCCGTCGGCGCCCGAACTCAAATCCGTCATCGCCGCCGTGGCCGCGACCTGCGTTGAGATCAGCCGTGTTGTCTCGGCCGGCGCGATCGCCGGTAATCTGGGCTCCGCCGGCCATATCAATGTGCAGGCCGAAGAGCAGAAGCAACTCGATGTCATCACCAATGACATGCTCAGCGACAAGCTGCGGGCCTGCGCCGCGGTCGCGGGCTTCGCCTCCGAGGAATTGGAGACGATCGAAGCCACGGGCCGCCAGGGTGGTTTTCTGGTGACCTTCGATCCGCTCGATGGCTCCAGCAATATCGACGTCAATGTCAGCGTCGGCACGATTTTTTCGGTGCTGCCCGCGCCCGCCGGTCGCGTGCCGGCCGAGGCGGATTTCCTGTTGCCGGGCCGCAACCAGGTGGCGGCGGGCTATGCGATCTACGGGCCGCAGACGATGCTCGTCCTTACCCTCAAGGATGGCGTCTTTGGTTTTACGTTGAGCGCCGGCGGCGCGTGGCTTCTCACCCACGAGCGCCTGAGCATCCCCAAGGACACCAAGGAATTCGCCATCAACATGTCGAACCAGCGCCATTGGGCCGAGCCGATCCAGCGCTATGTCGATGGCTGCCTCAAGGGCAAGACGGGCGATCGCGGCAAGGACTTCAATATGAGGTGGATCGCCTCGATGGTGGCCGATGTGCATCGCATCCTGATGCGCGGCGGCATCTTCATGTATCCGTGGGACAAGCGCGAGCCGGAGCGGCCGGGCAAGCTGCGTCTGATGTACGAGGGCAATCCGATGGCGCTTCTGGTCGAACAGGCCGGCGGTGCAGCCACCGACGCACGCATCGCCATTCTCGATACCAAGCCCGAGGCGCTGCACCAGCGCGTCGCGGTGGTGCTGGGTTCGGCCAACGAAGTCGAATTGGTGCGCAACCTGTCGAACGGGTGA